The proteins below are encoded in one region of Thermococcus peptonophilus:
- a CDS encoding glucose-1-phosphate thymidylyltransferase, whose product MKALILSGGHGTRLRPLTYSQQKQLIPVANKPVLFYAIEDVIEAGIHEIGIIVGPNAEQVKKVVMSREWDANIEFIYQGEPKGLAHAILVARDFLGDEDFVMYLGDNILREGIVRHKKYFEENDFDASILLQEVPNPQQFGVAELSEDGKTIKRLIEKPKVPPSNLALVGIYFFKPVIHEAVRNIKPSWRNELEITDAIQWLIDHGYKVGWTKVTGWWKDTGKPEDILDANRLILDDIETDIKVNTKARIHGRVVIDEGTEIDENTVIKGPVVIGKNCRIKNAYIGPYTSIGDNVVIENTEIEDSIILEGSEIRNAGRIVESLIGRGVKIINGTAHPLGRKLVIGDNSRLIL is encoded by the coding sequence ATGAAAGCCCTAATTCTGTCCGGAGGCCACGGCACCAGGCTCAGGCCGCTCACATATTCCCAACAGAAGCAATTAATTCCCGTCGCAAACAAGCCGGTGCTGTTCTACGCCATTGAAGATGTAATCGAAGCCGGGATACACGAGATTGGGATAATAGTCGGGCCCAACGCAGAGCAGGTTAAGAAAGTCGTCATGAGCAGGGAGTGGGACGCGAACATCGAGTTCATTTACCAAGGGGAGCCCAAGGGCCTAGCTCATGCAATACTCGTTGCAAGGGACTTTCTAGGCGATGAGGACTTCGTAATGTACCTCGGCGACAACATCCTCCGTGAGGGAATAGTGAGGCACAAGAAGTACTTCGAAGAGAACGATTTTGATGCAAGCATACTCCTCCAGGAGGTTCCAAATCCGCAACAGTTCGGTGTTGCCGAGCTGAGCGAAGACGGCAAGACCATCAAACGCCTGATTGAGAAGCCTAAGGTCCCTCCGAGCAACCTTGCATTGGTTGGCATATATTTCTTTAAGCCGGTTATCCATGAGGCCGTGAGGAACATAAAGCCGTCCTGGAGAAACGAGCTTGAGATTACAGATGCAATTCAGTGGCTCATCGACCACGGCTATAAGGTGGGCTGGACAAAGGTTACCGGCTGGTGGAAGGACACAGGAAAGCCCGAGGACATTTTAGATGCCAACCGGCTCATCCTTGATGACATAGAGACAGATATCAAAGTCAATACGAAGGCCAGAATCCATGGGAGGGTTGTAATCGATGAAGGGACTGAGATTGACGAGAACACCGTAATCAAGGGACCGGTCGTTATAGGGAAGAACTGCAGGATCAAAAACGCCTACATTGGACCTTACACCAGCATTGGGGACAACGTCGTTATTGAGAACACAGAGATTGAGGACTCAATAATCCTTGAGGGTAGCGAAATCAGGAACGCTGGAAGGATAGTCGAGAGCCTGATAGGACGTGGAGTGAAGATAATTAACGGTACTGCCCACCCACTCGGCAGAAAGCTGGTCATCGGCGACAATTCCAGGCTGATACTGTGA